Genomic segment of Leishmania major strain Friedlin complete genome, chromosome 20:
TCCTTCATGTCGGTGTGTATACGGATGTGGGTGTCATGTGTGGTCGGCCCTTCTTATACAGCtactctctctcgcgcgcgcgcgctcccCTTCCCgtttttcctcctccttctaTTGTATTCATCTCTCTTGTTGGGTCTGTTTTGTTGTCTgtatgcctgtgtgtgtatgtgcttgCATGGAGGCAAGCCGCCGCGtccatccccctccctctcacacaTCCTCTCTTCGTTCCACGCTTCTGCGTATTTTCTGCTTTTCCTTTCATCGGCCGTGCTCTATTTCAGGTAAAACGTGGTATACGTGCTGCGGTTTTTGTGTACCTGCTGTCAAGCCGCCGAGGTGCCTGCACGCGcccctccacccacccacccaccactcTCGCTTCCTGTGCGCCACTCCTGCACACGCATTCTATGCTTCGGTATACCTGCTGATCTGCGGATGTCGTGGGTTTCATCCGCCTAACTGTGCCAATCGAGGGACGCGCATGATATCCGCTCcgtcctctctccctccctatCTCACCACAGCCTCCAGGCTGCTTCATGGCGTACGCTtgctttttcgttgttgttttcccATTCGCTACAGCAGCTCGTCTCGTGTTCGCGCGGTCGAGCCTGGCCGAAACTCATACACACAGAGGAAAGCAGGTTTATGGCCCCGCTTGCAGGGGGACACATGCAAGTCTCTGATACGCTGTCGTGTGCCATTTTTGATGTGCAAgcctcgcccctcctcccccttctccgctcACACGCTCATGCGCGTCTCTCCCACGTCTTTCTGttgcgcgccggcggctgTTGCCGACTTACTTCGTAGTCAGTCTGTTTTTTGCTGTAGTTTTTATCTgcgtgttgtgcgtgtgcgtgtgcgtgtgcgtgtgtgtgtgtgtgtgtgtgatgccGAGGTTGGGCGCTAGAAAAAGGGGCTCAAACGGAAGCAGAGGGATGTAGGCACACCTATGATACGGGTAAAGGCGACTGCAGTCCCATACGCccacgtacacgcgcacTGAGGTCGGAATTggcgttgttgttttttgttgttgttgttgtcagGGAGATgggggaaaggagggaggaggggggagaaggtgAGGGGAGGAGTTGTCTGGGGGCTTGTTCTCTCGTGTAGCGTTTCTTCTCTTGTTTTGCCTTTGATTTACGGTGCCTTCGGtgtacatacatatatacgtATGCCTCCTATggatacacacatacatccACAGCAGCCAGAGCCGCACAAGCAGCACTTGCCATGCGTGCTCACTTTATTGTTCGTTTTACGTCATCTTTTGGATTCGACATGCTACGCACACGGCAGTGTTGCCCGTGTCATCATGCAAAATCAAACATGAAAAGAAAGCACGACCTCGAGAACAGGTCTGCTGGGTCAGTCAAACGTTGTCACTGATGGAGAAGCCTGGGGGACGTctcgatctctctctctctctcgttgccCACAATAAGCGCCGCGTgggcatgtgcgtgtgtggctgATGATGCAGTGTACAGATTGGTTTGAATCATGCGTGCTAGAATGAGCTGACCTCCGGTTGAGCACTTTCCCGCAGCCCTTGCCCGCCAAATCCTCGAGCGATGGACTGCGCACCTTCCTTTGCGTGCGCCCCACAACGTGCACCCTCATCCGTTGCCACACCGTTTTTCCCTTCTCATAACGCATCTGTGCCCCtcatttctctctctctatatatatatgtatacatgtaTGACcatacacacgtgcacgcgccCGTCTCTCCATGTGCGTGCTCATCAGGAGTACGTATCATCAGGCACTTCTACCGAGCAAACACTCgcacatctctctctcttgcctgTTTGCTTTTCTTCCGCTctttgctgtgtgtgtgtgtgtgtgtgtgtcccctGGTTAGCGCTGTGTGCTGCACATGCTGGACGCATTCTGTTCTGTATCGCTGCCTCCGCACCTCGCCCAAATCTAGTCCTGCCGCGACACCTTCGACGCGCTCGCGCCCCCTCACCCCTGTCAACACAGCCACGCTGCCCCATCTAGACCAGCTATGACCGACTGCTGGTACATAccagaggcggtggcggatCGCCGCGATGAGAACCGACTTTCGCCAAACGTGCCCGCCAGCTACGAGGTGCTTGGTGAAGCAGGGATCTTCTACCGTCACTTCGACTCGGAGGAGGTAAACGACAACATCGAGGGCTTCATCCAGCCGCTTCTCAAGAAGCTCAACTACCAGAGCTACGATGTCGTGAACCTCAGCCCGGCGAACCTCGGAGCAGAGAAGTTTGAGACTctggcggagcagcactTCATGGAGCACATTCACGAAGACGATGAGGTGCGGTTGATTCTCGAAGGTCAGGGCTACTTTGACGTGCGCGATATCAACGACAAGTGGATTCGATTGCTGTTGAAGCCTGGCGACTGCATCGTTGTACCGGCGGGCATGTACCACCGCTTCACGACGGATCAGAGCAAGTGCATCAAGACGCTGCGCATCTTCAAGGAGGCTCCGCAGTGGATCGCGCTGAACCGCGGcccggaggcggaggagaagccGGCGCGCAAGGAATACCTCGCCCGCCTGCACGCCCCTGCCGAAACAGCTGTCGGTGCCGTCAACGGCCGCACGATCTTCTCTCTGCGCTACCCGCTGAAGCTGGATGCGGAGCTCACCGTCATTACGAagcggctgctggagcagcacaGCAAGCAACCGCTTGCCCTCGCGATTTATCTGACCGGTTCCACGGACCCAACCACCGGCGAGTCCTGGTGTCCGGACTGCGTTCTGGCGAAGCTGCACGTCGCGAGGCGATTTGCAGAGCTCCAAGGTACGTACGGTAAGGAGCACGCCATCTTCCTGCAGCTCCCGGTCGAGCGCGCCAGCTACCTAGGCAACCCGAATTTCTTCTATCGCACGCACCCAATCCTGCAGCTGGCTAGTGTGCCGACGCTGCTCGTGCTGTCGCCGGCCAAGGACGCCAAGGAGGGAGGCGACGTGCAGTGGTACGACCTGCTCGACGTCAAGGTGCGCACCTGCGATGTTGACAGGACAGACGTGCTGAACCTTGAGTAAAACTGGCGCCAGAGGGTGATGTGCGAAGAATATGAAGTAGGGAGAGAGCGCCAACTCGACTACATACTAGAGAGCGAGACAGAGGCCGCGCACCGTTGTgagcgcgcgtgcatgtgcaaTGCCCGTTGGTGAGTGCATCATGCGTCGCTCCTCATGGGCCGTGCACGCTCCGTCCGTGCGGGGGCGCCCTTGCCGTTGTACCGTCTTTGTACGGCGCAATCTTGTTGGTTTCTCCTTCTACCGTGTCGCAGTTTTCTCAGcgagcccccctcccctcctccatcgtGCGGCCTTCTCCCCACGTCCCCGTTGCCTTTTCGGACGCACGTCGCGCCGTGTGTCTTGCGAGTAAACGTATTTGATCTCctctcctgtgtgtgtgcgtgttggaGGGTGGGTGCTTGTTGCACTCCGATCATCGACGTTTCTACCGTGTACGTTGCCACCGCGACAACCACCACCATCCGCCACCCCCTCACACCCTcctgtctgtgcgcgtgtgttgtgtgtgggtgggtgtgggtgcgtctTTGTGTAGCTTCGTCTTTTACTTTTGTGTCGTTTGGTCGGTCGAAGTGATGACAAGTTACTATGAAGGCGAGGTAACCGTCTTCGAGTGACACCGCCACCTGCACCTTAACTCTTCTCCCCATCACGGGGtggtgtttgtgtgtgtggggggggggggcctgtgtgccgcccgcgcctcaacacccccacccctcttcacctcctccctctccacagAACCGCAGCAGACCTCCCTCGCTGATTCCCTTGTCTGTCCTTGCGCCTCGTCATTGCGATGCACACGGAGTCGGTGGCGTGAGTTGACGTGGTTATGGAGGCGCTGACCGTGAACACGGAGGGGAAGCACTTTCGCCGCTCACCCTCCTCTGCACGTGGCGCTGTGCTTGGGTGAGGCTCGATATTGGACCTGAGGCGAAGGGCGCACGTCCAACGGTTAAAGACAGCACGAACGACAGGGAGATggcgagagaaaggggggaggaggaggaggaggaggcgcatgCATGGAAATGCCTAGCGAAGGAAAACGTGCACATGCGTCATTCCACATGCCTCGATCATGGACAACTAGCGTGCAGACACAagcgagcagcaacaacaTGAAAAGGAAAGACGGACTGCACAGACACGTGCACTGCTCAAAGCAGGGGATCGGCCATTGCCTTATCGGCATCGCACCGCTACTCTTTCACTCATCGGGTTTACATGTCTTCTtttcgctctttctctctctcgtccaTTACGAAAACCTGCACGTGCATCGTCTTGGCTCctcgtctgtgtgtctgtgtgcgcgtgcgtgtgtgtaggtgcCATTCTCTGTCGTTCTTCTTGCGTGCTACTCCGCGTAGAGGCACTACAGTCTTCCGCACATGATCGCCTGGGTGCCGGTctcgtgctgccgccgctcgtTGGCGTCTCGCCTTAGCGGCGCGGTCGCTAAGGCGCGCACATCCGCATTGGCCAGCAAGGTACGGcgagcctcctccacctcctcccagGAGACACGGGCGTTCTCTGGCGCAGCGtctggcgcggcagcggagtGGTCTGCTGCCCTCCCGGATATCCCCTACGGCTTCCCGGAAAGAGATTCCACCGTTTTCGCCGCGGAGCGGAGCGGCGGCCTCCAGAAGCGGTGGCTGCAAGACCTTCCACGCCAGGTCGGCAGCAgtaccagcagcgccagccccAATGCCGGCTCGATCCGGGTGGAGCGCTACCTCCCCAACAAGGAGGACTTCTGGCGGAGTCCGCCgtacgaggcgctgcgtgagaTTGTGCTGCACTCCCCGTACCACGACGCGTTGAAGATTATCATGGAGCACGACTACCGCTTTCTCTTTGCGGATGTCATGTGCAACGCCGAGGCACCGATGCCACACATCATCTACGAGGACTTCATGAAGTGTCTTACGTTTTCCTCGCGTCAGCAGCCGCCGGAGGAGCAGTTCGCGCTTCCCGAGCCCGTGTTGCGGGATCTGCTCTGCTGGGCGGCCTACCACTGCACGCTGGATCGCTTCTACttcacctccgcctctgcaCTGTTTCGAAAgctggagcaggagcagcacaTGAGTTCGGCCGTGCACAGTGCGTGGGTGTATATCTGCACGGCGGCGGGCAAGCTGGAAGAGGCGCTCGCCTACGCCGCCTACATGGAGGCACACAGCATCCCGTTTGACGCGGACGTTTTTGCCCGCTTGATGCACCCTTCTCTCACCCcggtccagcagcacctgcagcaggcgccgcaGACATCGAAGGGCatcgtgctgcagcggcgcctctgccaTGACATGAGCCAGCACCACGGCACGATGTCAGTGGCGGTGCACGCCATGTTCGTTTACCACATCTTGACTCtccggcacacgcgcaagtgggaggtgctgcgtggtgctgcggagctgttcaatcggcggcagcggcgagcgagGAGCAGAAGCGGTCTTGTGGTTcctgcctcctccacgctaGCTGCTGTGTCCGCCGCGGAGTCGCCGTATGAGGTGATCTGCTCGCGCACCATGCAGCTTGCTATGTCGCTCTTCTGCAGGGAGAAGGGCGTCCGCTGGGGGTCTCGCGTGGCGAAGGAGATGGTTGCCTTCATGCTGGACAACGAGGAGGCCGGCTGCACCATGGCGGACGTGCTATTTGTGCTGATGCGCATCCGACGCAACGAGCGGACAGGGATGCTGGCCACGCTTCCCAGAACAGCTTTCAGCGCAGAGGAGcaagaggcgctgctgcgcgtcacGTATCGCCGCGCCCGGCGCGATCCGGCTTACGCGGTAGCGggaccgctgctgcgtgagcTGCTTGCAGCGGATGGGGTcagtggcgcagcggcaggggatggcgggagcggcagcgacgaggctGTCGACCGTGCCATGCGGCACCTGCAGAAACTCGCCTCGTCAGTGGCGGACTACAACGCCTACGCTGTGTCCTCAACCCTTTCCATCTCTCCAGCAGTGGCTGCGGGTGCGCCGTATCGCGGTGCGGGAGAGCGAtgtgcgccggcagcgggggATGGCGCAGGCGTTGACGATGAGCGGTGCAGCCCGACTTCTCTCTCGGGAGCCATgatggagcagctgcgcgaggaagagatgccatcgccgccggcggaAATAGCGCGCGATCTCTTGGCTGCCGTGATGGCGCTGGATCGCGAAAGCGTGGTAGAAGCACCGGCGGCAGTAAGGGGGAGTGGTGACGCACAGACAACACTAAACGAGTCGTCGCGAGCTGCATCCTTGgcgacgccagcggcgccagagGAGGATCGACTCCGCGATCTTTACGTGTCCCTGGAAGCGATGGGCACACCGTCAAGCCTGTCTGCATGgtcactgcagcagctgcagcgggaagaagaggaagcaCGGCTCCATCGGCAGGCAGCGAATGCGTGGATATCGCCCGCCTACGTGCCGCGGTAGGGTGTGTGGGGCTGGCGAAAGTAGCAAGCACCAAAACTGCCGTCACCCCACCTCCAGAAGCCGCACGCCCCTGATGGACTCATCTGTCGTCTTCTGCATCGCCTTGTGGTGTCTTACCCATCACATCCTCGCACATTGGTACTTTGCCTCGCTTGTATGCGCCTGCAtatctgtctgtgtgcgctgctCGAGTTCGAAATCGAGAGAGCCCGGAAGGAACACACACGTGCAACTGGCTCCCTAGCAGAGCAAACCCTAATAAAAGCAATCAACGCGCGAACGGAAGTCAGTTAACAGCCATGCAGCACGTTAGCCACATTCAGGTGCGCCTGCCCATGTTctgctgcttttcttttcgccGCGTGTGTCTGGGGAGGTGTCTCTCTTGAAAGGAAGCGCAGCCCCAACCGCCGCATCAGCGAGAAGATCAAGTGCAAGCAGTCCTGAAAAGGGTGAGGTGCAGCGGATTCAACGTCTCCCACAACCTATGCCTCGCTTGCCTCAGGCGATGCGCCACTTGGCAGTACAGGGAGAAGGTGGTGGATAAGGAACGGGGTGAAGGAGACTTTAGAGTCGCGAGGCGCCACGGTGAGAATGGGTGTCCATCGCCACACAGCACCGCAGTTTCTCACCGCATGTCCGTGTGGTTTGCGcttgcagcagccgcattGAGCTCATGTTCCTGTCCGCTCTTGCGCTCGTGGTacttcctctctcgctgccccaccccactttctttctcttccaTGTCCTTccctgcacacacgtgcacatgcgcgtaGTAGATGCGCGCCAGCGCATCGTGTGAGAGACACACTACATAACAGAGTGCCCTGGAAAAGGGGCCGCAGCATCTACCTCCGCCTGGCTCTCCCCATCTCGATcaccgcgccaccgccgtcctctTGTATAGGGCGCTGTCGTGTTTTCACTTGTGCATCGCCTACGTGTGGCTTGTGTGCCTTGCGTGCATGAATGTACGCTGGCACGCAAAGAAAGCGAACGGCACCCCTGACCGTAGACAGTCATCAGCGTGCTCGAAGCGTTTGCCGTCGCGACCATGAGGTGCGTGCAGCTCCCCATGATCCGCAGCTGTGGGCTGGTGCTGGCCTCCATCGAGGCCTCCCCGCGCCATGCGCTGTCGGGGTGTGCGAGCGTCGCGTCCCGTACGGTCGTGACCGCTCTCTTGTGCAGTCGACGCTGGCACgcgggggcagcggcaccgagTAATGGATATGCCGCTCGTGCAGCTCGACGCCTTccaacggcggcggaggcggaagcCGAACTCCAGGCATGGgccagcagtgccgcagGCTCATCGACGCTTGCGCTCACGGGAAAGTCGCTGGTGCTCTCTGTAGCAGCCCTGCAGCTACAtgaagccgccgcggcgacacAGGACAGCACAACAAGTAGCACCAGCTCGACAGAACTTGTACACCGCTACCTTGGTGCACTAGCCATGCACATCTACAAGCACTTCAACACAGCGGGGAAGCcaagcgcggcggcggtgctctaTGCCGATGTCGAGTCCGCCCACATCCGACCCGAGTCCTTGCAAGTCTCTGTACAGTACCTCGCGCACAAGGCCTTTCAACGCAGCATTAGTAGCGCCTCTGCACGTGATGGCGCGGGCCAGGTCACACGTAGGACGGCGGCCGATCTTGCAGACACTCTGAGTGCCGAGCGCGACTTGGAGCTTACGCTAGAGGCtacgctggtgctgctcgccggTCACCAGATCTTGCAGGTGCACCTCGCCGCCGTAGCAGCGAAGGAAGTCGGCACAGcttcgacggcggcggccatggTGCCGCACGCCGAGTCCACCTGCTACTACGTCGGCAATGTCGTGGCCCTCATCTCGAAGCCTCTGCAAGCACCACCGACACCTTCTGTAgagccggcagcggcattgTCGCTGCCTCCCGCGAAGCGCGAGTTCTGGGCTCAAACGGCGAAGCAACTCTCGTCGGTGCTTTACGTGGCGCTGCTTTCCGCGCAGTCGAACGTCACAGATGCGCAGCTTATCGGGCAGATGTTCCGCGATCTGCTGCGCAGGGTTTATGGCGTGGAAGGCGGCACGTTCGGCATGAGACGCGCGCTGCACTACACGCtgacggtgacggtgccgtACGTACTAAAGAGCTTCGCGGTGATATTGGACGTcttccagcagcagcagcgcgcggcagcggagagagcggccgcggcagccgaggAGGGATTTGGCGCTAGCGCACCTACCAACAGTAGAAACACAAGCGCATCATCTACTGGCTCTCTCCGGCCGAAGAAGAGGGTCTCCACCAAAGCAGCTGGCTCTGCGACGGCTGTGGGCCCATCCTCAGAAAAAGTGCACCGGGCAACGCTGCTGGTGTTGtgtgtggcagcggtgctgtaCATGGGGTCCTCACGCAGCGACCTCTTTtccgcagcgacgccatcctcctcctcttcttctcaACTGACCGCTGCCATGGTGCAGGCGGCAGACAGAGGTCATGCAAACATACAAGAAGCCCTCCGCCATGGCAGCGCATCAGCTACGGCACCGCAGCTGACGTAAGCAGCCTGC
This window contains:
- a CDS encoding putative 1,2-Dihydroxy-3-keto-5-methylthiopentene dioxygenase, with product MTDCWYIPEAVADRRDENRLSPNVPASYEVLGEAGIFYRHFDSEEVNDNIEGFIQPLLKKLNYQSYDVVNLSPANLGAEKFETLAEQHFMEHIHEDDEVRLILEGQGYFDVRDINDKWIRLLLKPGDCIVVPAGMYHRFTTDQSKCIKTLRIFKEAPQWIALNRGPEAEEKPARKEYLARLHAPAETAVGAVNGRTIFSLRYPLKLDAELTVITKRLLEQHSKQPLALAIYLTGSTDPTTGESWCPDCVLAKLHVARRFAELQGTYGKEHAIFLQLPVERASYLGNPNFFYRTHPILQLASVPTLLVLSPAKDAKEGGDVQWYDLLDVKVRTCDVDRTDVLNLE